A section of the Rhizophagus irregularis chromosome 16, complete sequence genome encodes:
- a CDS encoding mitochondrial 54S ribosomal protein mL40 has product MIYFPRSSLPTSIARKLLFRADTSKKPRGPPSGTPGATNYNITDTRYEVIKRILYESPKTDLPHFTEEDLERHETIERAWQLYLRNKREAKSKELAAKYRMLNEANMQLEQISKNLFLSAQLGNKTMLFPGQMKIPTETPPLNGWNYDYIPSPKPDQSQEKESKKEEG; this is encoded by the coding sequence ATGATATACTTTCCTCGTTCATCCTTACCAACCTCAATAGCACGAAAGCTTTTATTTCGTGCAGATACAAGCAAAAAACCACGAGGACCACCGTCGGGGACACCTGGAGCAACAAATTATAACATTACCGATACTCGTTATGAAGTTATTAAACGTATCCTTTATGAATCCCCTAAAACAGATTTACCACATTTCACAGAGGAAGATCTTGAAAGACACGAAACTATTGAAAGAGCTTGGCAATTATACTTGCGTAATAAACGTGAAGCGAAAAGTAAAGAACTGGCAGCAAAATATAGAATGTTAAATGAAGCGAATATGCAACTTGAgcaaataagtaaaaatttatttttatcggCTCAGCTTGGTAATAAAACCATGTTGTTTCCCGGCCAAATGAAAATTCCTACAGAGACCCCTCCATTAAATGGATGGAACTACGATTACATTCCTTCTCCTAAACCTGACCAAtctcaagaaaaagaaagtaagAAAGAAGAGGGATAA